In one window of Longimicrobium sp. DNA:
- a CDS encoding glycogen-binding domain-containing protein: MSNRIHACLDGDIPAEDLSPAERARLAEMERIFGAASRHLRAVAAPELAGRVMAALPAHAPRRPGVVERALGWLWRPRPVRIVFRPAYGLAGALAAVTAVAILPDAPGVEQAPAALAAAAPPVYVQFRLEANGAHQVALAGTFTGWQPAVQLRQTKPGEWSAVVPLRPGVHDYAFVVDGQRWVADPHAPQVDDSFGGTNSRISLPPVVQSS, translated from the coding sequence ATGAGCAACCGCATCCACGCCTGCCTCGACGGCGACATCCCCGCCGAGGACCTTTCGCCCGCCGAACGCGCCCGTCTCGCCGAGATGGAGCGCATCTTCGGCGCGGCCTCGCGGCACCTGCGCGCCGTCGCCGCGCCGGAGCTGGCCGGGCGCGTGATGGCGGCGCTCCCCGCGCACGCGCCGCGCCGGCCCGGGGTCGTGGAGCGCGCTCTGGGATGGCTCTGGCGGCCGCGCCCGGTCCGCATCGTCTTCCGCCCCGCCTATGGGCTGGCGGGAGCGCTTGCGGCCGTCACCGCCGTCGCCATCCTCCCGGACGCGCCGGGGGTGGAGCAGGCGCCCGCCGCGCTGGCCGCCGCCGCGCCGCCGGTGTACGTGCAGTTCCGGCTGGAGGCGAACGGCGCGCACCAGGTGGCGCTGGCCGGCACCTTTACCGGGTGGCAGCCCGCCGTGCAGCTCCGCCAGACGAAGCCGGGCGAGTGGTCCGCCGTGGTGCCGCTGCGCCCCGGCGTGCACGACTACGCCTTCGTGGTCGATGGACAGCGCTGGGTGGCGGATCCGCACGCCCCGCAGGTGGACGACTCCTTCGGCGGCACGAACAGCCGGATCTCCCTCCCGCCGGTCGTCCAGAGCTCTTGA
- a CDS encoding FtsW/RodA/SpoVE family cell cycle protein, protein MALKDLFRGAKRSEQRGPVGVAVHLKAHNIPSAERSGRLIPGLLWWGLLVGVVFYVMAHVSIAMDVWPTHGTSVGAGATFVRDMVGLVAWLLLLVVLRRMGYRGSWPVVVLPVLIFCMVRPSIFQTFTDPAYQAPPGRKAEANDLKATRSRLSTIERAYSDERKAAVFQGPAPPLPDPFTQAMKGQARGALIPRLLTYAPVFLAPLALLAGFLMSGRGWLLRWFRDRRLWIFAPAMVLFLGLAFAPGARSTGKVFGTTPWELLLPLFIGVWAATVADDAYNLGQIGQAFRPQRVGRLLLFGALPLVPFLLIHELGLSVVTAGSMAAMLLVGTRRGWWAGLMVGVWALLVFAAFSTDPRSIQRLNLAYQPYQDLESLPQQQAQRWGERANFQIKLFDANILEGGLLGEGAGRGHAETAPNAADDGYITTVAAHWGLAGSVALVLVYTYFIMQMLGVAVREPGAFERTLATGLALLIGIPFWLATLGGVRVIPLTGVVAAFAAHGGSKLLAASISVGIIAGLSHRRTEEERLEHALATPMESGETAATGVRIV, encoded by the coding sequence ATGGCGCTCAAGGATCTCTTCCGCGGCGCGAAGCGCTCCGAGCAGCGCGGGCCCGTCGGCGTCGCGGTGCATCTCAAGGCGCACAACATCCCCTCCGCCGAGCGGAGCGGACGGCTGATCCCGGGGCTCCTCTGGTGGGGGCTGCTGGTGGGGGTGGTCTTCTACGTGATGGCGCACGTCTCCATCGCCATGGACGTGTGGCCGACGCACGGCACCTCGGTGGGGGCTGGGGCCACCTTCGTGCGCGACATGGTGGGGCTGGTGGCGTGGCTCCTCCTGCTGGTGGTGCTGCGCAGGATGGGCTACCGCGGAAGCTGGCCGGTGGTGGTGCTCCCCGTGCTCATCTTCTGCATGGTGCGCCCCTCCATCTTCCAGACCTTCACCGACCCGGCGTACCAGGCGCCGCCGGGGCGCAAGGCGGAGGCGAACGACCTCAAGGCCACCCGCAGCCGCCTTTCCACCATCGAGCGGGCGTACAGCGACGAGCGCAAGGCGGCCGTCTTCCAGGGTCCCGCGCCCCCGCTCCCCGATCCGTTCACGCAGGCGATGAAGGGGCAGGCGCGCGGCGCGCTGATTCCGCGGCTCCTTACGTACGCGCCGGTCTTCCTGGCGCCGCTGGCGCTGCTGGCGGGGTTCCTGATGTCGGGGCGCGGATGGCTGCTGCGCTGGTTCCGCGACCGGCGATTGTGGATCTTCGCCCCGGCGATGGTCCTCTTCCTGGGGCTGGCCTTCGCGCCGGGCGCGCGCAGCACGGGCAAGGTGTTCGGCACCACGCCGTGGGAGCTGCTGCTGCCGCTCTTCATAGGCGTGTGGGCGGCCACGGTTGCGGACGACGCGTACAACCTGGGGCAGATCGGGCAGGCGTTCAGACCCCAGCGCGTGGGGCGGCTGCTGCTGTTCGGCGCCCTGCCGCTCGTCCCCTTCCTGCTGATCCACGAGCTCGGCCTCTCGGTGGTGACGGCGGGGAGCATGGCGGCGATGCTGCTGGTGGGCACGCGGCGCGGGTGGTGGGCGGGGCTGATGGTGGGCGTGTGGGCGCTGCTGGTGTTCGCGGCGTTCAGCACGGACCCGCGCTCCATCCAGCGCCTGAACCTGGCGTACCAGCCGTACCAGGACCTGGAGTCGCTCCCGCAGCAGCAGGCGCAGCGGTGGGGCGAGCGCGCCAACTTCCAGATCAAGCTGTTCGACGCCAACATCCTGGAGGGCGGCCTGCTGGGCGAGGGCGCCGGGCGCGGACACGCGGAGACGGCGCCCAACGCGGCCGACGACGGCTACATCACCACCGTCGCGGCGCACTGGGGGCTGGCGGGGTCGGTGGCGCTGGTGCTCGTCTACACTTATTTCATCATGCAGATGCTGGGAGTGGCCGTCCGGGAGCCGGGGGCGTTCGAGCGCACGCTGGCCACGGGGCTGGCGCTGCTGATCGGCATCCCCTTCTGGCTGGCCACGCTGGGCGGGGTGCGGGTGATCCCGCTCACCGGCGTGGTGGCGGCCTTCGCGGCGCACGGCGGCAGCAAGCTGCTGGCCGCCTCCATCAGCGTGGGGATCATCGCGGGGCTCAGCCACCGCCGAACCGAGGAGGAGCGCCTGGAGCACGCACTCGCCACCCCCATGGAGAGCGGCGAGACCGCCGCGACGGGGGTCCGCATCGTATGA
- a CDS encoding NifU family protein, with translation MIQLTDNARAKVQSLVDAEVVRDPALRIVLARGADAPRSPLDRPYEITLVEREDKERTEIAINLDGIRVLLNLDTSTLLGGATIRWSDEDGFTVETPESKRRSAPADSDSSAWADTPLAERIQRVLEESINPRIAAHGGAVEMVDLADDVLYVRMSGGCQGCASSAATLRQGVERMVREEVPELREIVDLTDHTAGANPYY, from the coding sequence ATGATTCAGTTGACGGATAACGCGCGCGCCAAGGTCCAGTCCCTCGTCGATGCCGAGGTGGTGCGCGATCCCGCGCTCCGCATCGTCCTCGCGCGCGGCGCGGATGCCCCGCGCAGCCCGCTGGACCGCCCGTACGAGATCACCCTCGTGGAGCGCGAGGACAAGGAGCGCACCGAGATTGCGATCAACCTCGATGGCATCCGCGTCCTGCTGAACCTGGACACCTCCACCCTGCTCGGCGGCGCCACAATCCGGTGGAGCGACGAGGACGGCTTCACCGTGGAGACCCCCGAGTCGAAGCGCCGCTCCGCGCCGGCGGACTCCGATTCCAGCGCCTGGGCGGACACTCCCCTGGCCGAGCGGATCCAGCGCGTCCTGGAGGAGTCGATCAACCCCCGCATCGCCGCCCACGGCGGCGCCGTGGAGATGGTCGACCTCGCCGACGACGTCCTCTACGTGCGCATGAGCGGCGGCTGCCAGGGATGCGCCTCCTCCGCCGCCACCCTCCGCCAGGGCGTCGAGCGCATGGTCCGCGAAGAGGTCCCCGAGCTCCGCGAAATCGTGGACCTGACGGATCACACGGCGGGGGCGAATCCGTATTACTGA
- a CDS encoding transglycosylase SLT domain-containing protein codes for MQYTQRTRLSGSFSAAAAIAGVVMGLAIGTSWGEENVRRELRDLTLVPSSFDVDPLRGLTRAEMLAAVTLARAALADGRPWAAWTGLQPHVAEGSDAPPAVVLLAARAAAGWNGWPEVRGLLRGREWLAREGGGEGFLLLGRAEEAGGNWPRAADAYRRYARAAAPDESAVAYARLGRVLLRQGRRTEAGAAFARAAETQGSAADWYRALAVEAGHAMAAPAPESGASAAALARQARAEANVLAGRGSIDAAAERLARAAASAAQFDPTAAAGLEIARAGVLERARRGAEAREPLRRAAADARVETGTRMNAAATLGRVVNGRTMDEELARADAYEAGGRPGLAAKALRAALKAGAPDDPLLRLRMGRLLLDAGDAEPAHAALTDAAARVGPEYAADAELLAARALLRAGQSDDGIAALKKVAERFPGTAAAAGAWFFLGDASSTRELAIANYRRGAAVRIGPYAREALFRAGDRALKNRDPALAAALWEEYATRYPSGSETSEVAYAAGVYHERAGRGDRAAALYRIALSADPVSYYAVRAADRLGTDVLADALRDPLPWTGLASDPAEAATALRRLDELERAGLDGPWEEELAAQLRRLERRPTATLLIAEGLRDRGHAVEGINIGRGLLADRGGRWDARLLRVVFPFPYQAAMADAAERAKVDPYLLAGLVRQESSFDPRASSRVGAAGLGQIMPVTGKWLARSAGVEEFEERLLTVPEINARMSATYLRDQLSHYRGKRDLALAAYNAGPRNADRWKSELGYGRDVDAFRDRIPFPETREYVKVVLRNAAVYRRLYGGERDPGLVSGD; via the coding sequence ATGCAATACACTCAGCGCACCCGACTCTCCGGATCGTTCAGCGCCGCGGCGGCCATCGCCGGGGTGGTGATGGGGCTGGCCATCGGCACCTCGTGGGGGGAGGAGAACGTCCGCCGCGAGCTGCGCGACCTGACGCTCGTCCCGTCGTCGTTCGACGTGGACCCGCTGCGGGGGCTGACGCGCGCCGAGATGCTGGCCGCGGTGACGCTGGCGCGCGCCGCCCTGGCGGACGGGCGCCCGTGGGCCGCGTGGACGGGGCTGCAGCCGCACGTCGCGGAGGGATCGGATGCCCCGCCGGCGGTGGTGCTGCTCGCGGCGCGCGCCGCGGCGGGGTGGAACGGGTGGCCAGAGGTGCGCGGACTTCTGCGCGGGCGCGAGTGGCTGGCGCGCGAGGGCGGGGGCGAAGGGTTCCTCCTGCTGGGCCGCGCCGAGGAGGCGGGGGGCAACTGGCCGCGCGCAGCCGACGCGTACCGCCGCTACGCCCGCGCCGCCGCGCCGGACGAGAGCGCTGTGGCGTACGCGCGCCTGGGCCGCGTGCTCCTGCGCCAGGGGCGGAGGACGGAGGCGGGCGCCGCCTTCGCCCGCGCCGCGGAGACGCAGGGGAGCGCGGCGGACTGGTACCGCGCCCTGGCGGTGGAGGCGGGGCACGCGATGGCCGCGCCAGCGCCCGAGAGCGGGGCCAGTGCAGCCGCCCTGGCGCGCCAGGCACGCGCCGAGGCGAACGTGCTGGCGGGACGCGGTTCGATCGACGCGGCGGCGGAGCGGCTGGCGCGCGCGGCTGCATCGGCCGCGCAGTTCGACCCGACGGCGGCGGCGGGGCTGGAGATCGCGCGTGCCGGAGTGCTGGAGCGGGCTCGCAGAGGCGCGGAGGCACGCGAGCCGTTGCGCCGCGCGGCCGCCGATGCGCGGGTGGAGACGGGCACGCGGATGAATGCCGCGGCCACACTGGGGCGCGTCGTGAACGGCCGCACGATGGACGAAGAGCTCGCCCGCGCGGACGCGTACGAGGCGGGTGGGCGGCCGGGGCTCGCGGCGAAGGCGCTGCGGGCGGCGCTGAAGGCGGGCGCGCCGGACGATCCGCTCCTTCGGCTGCGCATGGGGCGGCTCCTGCTGGATGCGGGCGATGCTGAGCCCGCACACGCCGCGCTGACGGATGCCGCCGCGCGCGTGGGGCCGGAGTACGCCGCGGACGCGGAGCTCCTCGCCGCGCGCGCCCTGCTCCGCGCCGGCCAGAGCGACGACGGGATCGCGGCGCTCAAAAAGGTGGCGGAGCGCTTCCCCGGGACGGCGGCTGCGGCGGGGGCGTGGTTCTTTCTGGGCGATGCATCGAGCACGCGCGAGCTGGCCATCGCCAACTACCGGCGCGGCGCGGCGGTCCGAATCGGGCCGTACGCCCGCGAAGCCCTCTTCCGCGCGGGCGACCGCGCGCTCAAGAACCGCGACCCAGCGCTGGCCGCCGCGCTGTGGGAGGAGTACGCCACGCGCTACCCGTCCGGCTCGGAGACGTCGGAGGTGGCGTACGCCGCAGGGGTGTATCACGAGCGCGCCGGGCGCGGCGACCGGGCCGCGGCGCTGTATCGCATCGCCCTCTCCGCCGACCCGGTGTCGTACTATGCCGTCCGCGCCGCCGACCGGCTGGGGACGGACGTGCTGGCCGACGCGCTGCGCGATCCGCTTCCGTGGACGGGGCTCGCCTCCGACCCGGCCGAGGCCGCCACGGCGCTGCGCCGGCTGGACGAGCTGGAGCGCGCGGGGCTGGATGGGCCATGGGAGGAGGAGCTCGCCGCGCAGCTTCGCAGGCTCGAGCGCCGCCCGACCGCCACGCTTCTGATCGCGGAAGGCTTGCGCGACCGGGGGCACGCAGTGGAGGGGATCAACATCGGGCGCGGGCTGCTGGCCGACCGTGGCGGTCGGTGGGATGCGCGGCTGCTGCGCGTGGTCTTCCCCTTCCCGTACCAAGCCGCGATGGCGGATGCGGCCGAGCGCGCCAAGGTGGACCCGTACCTGCTGGCCGGGCTGGTGCGCCAGGAATCTTCCTTCGACCCGCGGGCGAGCTCGCGGGTTGGCGCCGCCGGGCTGGGGCAGATCATGCCGGTGACGGGAAAGTGGCTGGCTCGCTCGGCGGGGGTGGAGGAGTTCGAGGAGCGCCTGCTGACCGTGCCCGAGATCAACGCGCGGATGTCGGCGACGTACCTCCGCGACCAGCTCAGCCACTACCGCGGGAAGCGCGACCTGGCGCTCGCCGCGTACAACGCCGGTCCGCGCAACGCGGATCGCTGGAAGAGCGAGCTGGGGTACGGGCGGGACGTGGATGCGTTCCGCGACCGGATTCCCTTTCCGGAGACGCGCGAGTACGTGAAGGTGGTGCTTCGGAACGCGGCCGTGTACCGCAGGCTGTACGGCGGGGAGCGCGATCCGGGGCTCGTGTCGGGGGACTGA
- a CDS encoding penicillin-binding transpeptidase domain-containing protein gives MLDTVLNLGLRALYLLFGVGAFLAILRWSYTAVREKRERWAVFIAFGMLLLAGVYTAGHALILINREQIEEGRERYSRFGDPRASEMNRGDLKGWILDCTGKDANALARYGMRDGEVQRVYPLGEAGANLLGGGEDADKRDYTIERLFAEKLRAPRNFRERTELHAAGADMQLTLCGDATRQAYALLKQSGFQGVVVMQDVKNGAVVAYTSTGTAEQAPMGIKRYTLPGSVFKLALSALWWDSGMGDRYMACPAYIQVGNRKVRNFESHEYPPIEIPRKMLVVSCNTQAIAMAFQMRQQLGEEAFADAYRRFGFIPYSGDAPEEAPGPFWNSASERWTKRMTPPPNRVLFRKKFNPFDWAQMAIGQGPVDVTPIAVSRFIQAIGNNGVMLQPTIEQDRLRNVPEGAAVMKPQTSMKLQRAMLQVVDSGTAVSVKPVIDRLTWDMGGKTGTVDIRRGQRPDGWFAGLMFGPDGRPRYTIVVYLQQSGQGGRAPAGVAAAMTSWMATREDGRGAIRQPRMAVRGRD, from the coding sequence ATGCTGGACACCGTCCTCAACCTGGGGCTGCGCGCCCTGTACCTCCTCTTCGGCGTGGGCGCCTTTCTGGCGATCCTGCGCTGGAGCTACACGGCGGTGCGCGAGAAGCGGGAGCGGTGGGCGGTCTTCATCGCCTTCGGCATGCTGCTGCTGGCGGGGGTGTACACGGCCGGCCACGCCCTCATCCTGATCAACCGCGAGCAGATCGAGGAGGGGCGCGAGCGCTACTCCCGCTTCGGCGACCCGCGCGCTTCGGAGATGAACCGCGGCGACCTCAAGGGGTGGATCCTGGACTGCACCGGCAAGGACGCCAACGCGCTGGCCCGCTACGGGATGCGCGACGGCGAGGTGCAGCGCGTCTACCCGCTGGGCGAGGCGGGCGCGAACCTGCTGGGCGGCGGCGAGGACGCGGACAAGCGCGACTACACCATCGAGCGCCTCTTCGCCGAGAAGCTGAGGGCGCCCAGGAACTTCCGCGAGCGCACCGAGCTGCACGCGGCCGGCGCGGACATGCAGCTCACCCTGTGCGGCGACGCCACGCGCCAGGCGTACGCGCTGCTCAAGCAGTCGGGGTTCCAGGGCGTGGTGGTGATGCAGGACGTGAAGAACGGCGCCGTCGTCGCGTACACCTCCACCGGGACGGCCGAGCAGGCGCCGATGGGGATCAAGCGCTACACGCTGCCGGGCTCCGTCTTCAAGCTGGCCCTTTCCGCGCTCTGGTGGGACTCCGGGATGGGGGACCGGTACATGGCGTGCCCCGCGTACATCCAGGTGGGGAACCGCAAGGTCCGCAACTTCGAGAGCCACGAGTACCCGCCCATCGAGATCCCGCGCAAGATGCTCGTCGTCTCGTGCAACACGCAGGCAATCGCGATGGCGTTCCAGATGAGGCAGCAGCTGGGCGAGGAGGCGTTCGCGGACGCCTACCGCCGCTTCGGCTTCATCCCCTACTCGGGCGACGCGCCCGAGGAGGCGCCGGGGCCGTTCTGGAACAGCGCGTCGGAGCGGTGGACGAAGCGCATGACGCCGCCGCCCAACCGCGTCCTCTTCCGCAAGAAGTTCAACCCGTTCGACTGGGCGCAGATGGCGATCGGGCAGGGGCCGGTGGACGTGACGCCGATCGCCGTGTCGCGGTTCATCCAGGCGATCGGCAACAACGGCGTGATGCTGCAGCCCACCATCGAGCAGGACCGCCTGCGCAACGTTCCCGAGGGCGCGGCGGTGATGAAGCCCCAGACCTCCATGAAGCTGCAGCGCGCCATGCTCCAGGTGGTGGACAGCGGCACGGCCGTGAGCGTGAAGCCGGTGATCGACCGCCTCACCTGGGACATGGGCGGTAAGACGGGGACGGTGGACATCCGCCGCGGACAGCGGCCGGACGGGTGGTTCGCGGGGCTGATGTTCGGGCCGGACGGGCGGCCGCGCTACACCATCGTCGTGTACCTGCAGCAGTCCGGGCAGGGCGGGCGCGCGCCGGCCGGGGTCGCCGCGGCCATGACGAGCTGGATGGCGACGCGCGAGGACGGCCGGGGCGCCATCCGGCAGCCGCGCATGGCCGTGCGCGGGAGGGACTGA
- a CDS encoding FHA domain-containing protein, giving the protein MLNAFRKILRPTLRQQLEDGVREALRRYADRRTAPDLRVYVSTDLVPAGMGEAMWARDEADHLRRFSAQWAQDNGIARAGLRVEVVLLDTKREFAFVKPLGLEQPAPEPAPAPRPAAPRGPDRAMVPATAAQPFGAPQPGYGGGGGGAAVLQVVASETVRDPIPLQGEVVVGRKAEAGVFALGDRYMSGRHARFAVRGGQVTVTDLDSKNRTFVNDTALPPHQEHPLNPGDTIRMGNTVLRLAQG; this is encoded by the coding sequence ATGCTCAACGCTTTCAGAAAGATCCTCCGCCCCACCCTCCGGCAGCAGCTGGAGGATGGCGTGCGCGAAGCCCTCCGGCGCTACGCGGACCGCCGCACCGCGCCCGACCTGCGCGTGTACGTGTCCACCGACCTGGTGCCCGCGGGGATGGGCGAGGCGATGTGGGCCCGCGACGAGGCCGACCACCTGCGCCGCTTCTCCGCCCAGTGGGCGCAGGACAACGGCATCGCGCGCGCCGGGCTGCGCGTGGAGGTGGTGCTGCTGGACACCAAGCGCGAGTTCGCCTTCGTGAAGCCGCTCGGGCTGGAGCAGCCGGCGCCCGAGCCCGCGCCGGCCCCGCGCCCCGCCGCCCCCCGCGGGCCGGACCGGGCCATGGTCCCCGCCACCGCCGCGCAGCCGTTCGGCGCGCCGCAGCCGGGGTACGGCGGCGGCGGCGGTGGGGCGGCCGTGCTGCAGGTGGTGGCGTCGGAGACGGTGCGCGACCCGATCCCCCTGCAGGGCGAGGTGGTGGTGGGGCGCAAGGCGGAGGCGGGGGTGTTCGCGCTGGGCGACCGCTACATGAGCGGCCGCCACGCCCGCTTCGCCGTGCGCGGCGGGCAGGTGACCGTCACTGACCTGGACTCCAAGAACCGCACCTTTGTGAACGACACCGCCCTGCCGCCTCACCAGGAGCATCCGTTGAACCCGGGAGACACCATCCGCATGGGGAACACGGTGCTCCGCCTGGCGCAGGGCTGA
- a CDS encoding glycogen-binding domain-containing protein, translated as MLAAPLAAQGWSVEATAGRAAYDPVAARVSSTSASLALRYDTPQRWLYASTGAALDGTGPGWAATGLGGFVGVARRRGLTLGATVAGHAYGYVDADVAPTGGGGTVEVLPTAIVQHGPVRAQLSAGFVGVADGFSGLYSERRGFLDTNAGVAWTPSHGVELSAGARYLHGDGRQLPYAGGGAQVERKWGGAWVYAGAWLDPDYPKPPTAAGIGASLRLVGRTELSGAFRQEPADPLYSSVPRRSWSVSVRRGFGRRPASARPAAPLPVVAADGVTFRLPRAEGETLAPAVLGDFTGWQPVPMAADGEFWRATVRVPRGVHHYGFRKADGTFLVPPGLPLVSDGMGGNSAVLVVG; from the coding sequence ATGCTCGCCGCTCCGCTCGCGGCACAGGGGTGGAGCGTCGAGGCGACGGCGGGCCGCGCGGCGTACGATCCCGTCGCGGCCCGGGTGAGCAGCACCTCGGCTTCGCTGGCGCTGCGCTACGACACGCCGCAGCGCTGGCTGTACGCCTCCACCGGAGCCGCGCTGGACGGCACGGGGCCCGGCTGGGCGGCCACGGGGCTGGGCGGCTTCGTGGGCGTGGCGCGGCGCCGCGGGCTCACCCTGGGCGCGACCGTGGCCGGGCACGCGTACGGCTACGTCGATGCGGACGTAGCGCCCACGGGCGGCGGCGGCACCGTGGAAGTGCTTCCCACCGCCATCGTGCAGCACGGACCGGTTCGCGCCCAACTTTCCGCCGGGTTCGTGGGCGTAGCCGACGGCTTCTCCGGCCTGTACAGCGAGCGCCGCGGCTTCCTGGACACCAACGCGGGCGTGGCGTGGACGCCGTCCCACGGGGTGGAGCTCTCCGCGGGCGCGCGCTACCTGCACGGCGACGGGAGGCAGCTACCCTACGCGGGCGGCGGGGCCCAGGTGGAGCGCAAATGGGGCGGGGCGTGGGTGTACGCGGGCGCCTGGCTGGACCCGGATTACCCGAAGCCCCCCACCGCGGCCGGCATCGGCGCGAGTCTGCGGCTGGTGGGGCGCACGGAGCTGTCGGGCGCCTTTCGCCAGGAGCCGGCGGACCCGCTCTACAGCAGCGTGCCGCGGCGGAGCTGGAGCGTAAGTGTGCGGCGCGGCTTCGGCCGGCGTCCCGCCTCCGCCCGTCCCGCCGCGCCGCTCCCGGTGGTGGCCGCCGACGGCGTCACCTTTCGCCTCCCCCGCGCCGAGGGCGAAACCCTCGCCCCCGCCGTGCTCGGCGACTTCACCGGCTGGCAGCCCGTGCCCATGGCGGCCGACGGGGAGTTCTGGAGGGCCACCGTGCGCGTCCCCCGCGGGGTGCATCACTACGGCTTCCGCAAGGCGGATGGGACCTTTCTGGTGCCGCCGGGGTTGCCACTGGTGAGCGACGGAATGGGGGGAAACTCGGCCGTCCTGGTGGTGGGTTGA
- a CDS encoding glycosyl hydrolase — protein MHFRTRAAALAVLSIVAFPRLSRAADDTPNGLFNRPFYIGAYLGEADSRTERIEVGIGRFAQMVGKRPAIIKTFHNLDVDFSERGWAGQLVRRTSAAGSTPYLALDLRFAGAPRNGLLDAINSGRADAQIARMARGLAGVRGTVMVSPGWEMNGRWNFAWQGVYNGNQAAPAKYAAAFRRMVTIFRREGARNVKWVFSPNVGNPLALGSVGPSHWNWYGHYYPGDAYVDYLGPHGYNGPSVWGGVYQTFATVFTGRDSDNILTDLERRFPRKPIIIGEFATQEARGYDKGAWISDAFATLRRHPNVVGAIWFHTRKEADWRIDSSRSSLDAFRTVMRDPNVRTSFR, from the coding sequence ATGCATTTCCGCACTCGTGCGGCCGCCCTGGCCGTTCTCTCCATCGTTGCATTCCCGCGCCTCTCGCGCGCCGCGGACGACACGCCCAACGGCCTGTTCAACCGGCCGTTCTACATCGGCGCGTACCTGGGCGAGGCGGACAGCCGCACCGAGCGCATCGAGGTCGGCATCGGCCGCTTCGCGCAGATGGTGGGGAAGCGCCCGGCGATCATCAAGACCTTCCACAACCTGGACGTCGACTTCTCCGAGCGCGGGTGGGCGGGGCAGCTCGTGCGCCGCACCTCGGCCGCGGGCTCCACGCCGTACCTGGCGCTGGACCTGCGCTTCGCCGGCGCGCCGCGGAACGGGCTGCTGGACGCTATCAACTCCGGCCGCGCGGACGCGCAGATCGCGCGGATGGCGCGCGGGCTGGCGGGGGTGCGCGGCACGGTGATGGTGTCGCCGGGTTGGGAGATGAACGGGCGCTGGAACTTCGCCTGGCAGGGCGTCTACAACGGCAACCAGGCCGCGCCGGCCAAGTACGCCGCCGCCTTCCGCCGCATGGTGACGATCTTCCGCCGCGAGGGCGCGCGCAACGTGAAGTGGGTGTTCAGCCCCAACGTGGGGAACCCGCTGGCGCTGGGGTCGGTGGGGCCGAGCCACTGGAACTGGTACGGCCACTACTACCCGGGCGACGCGTACGTGGACTACCTGGGGCCGCACGGCTACAACGGCCCCAGCGTGTGGGGCGGCGTCTACCAGACGTTCGCCACGGTGTTCACCGGCCGCGACTCGGACAACATCCTCACGGACCTGGAGCGCCGCTTTCCGCGCAAGCCGATCATCATCGGTGAGTTCGCCACGCAGGAGGCGCGCGGGTACGACAAGGGCGCGTGGATCAGCGATGCGTTCGCCACGCTGCGCCGGCATCCGAACGTGGTGGGGGCCATCTGGTTCCACACCCGCAAGGAAGCCGACTGGCGGATCGACTCCAGCCGCTCCTCGCTGGACGCCTTCCGCACCGTCATGCGCGACCCGAACGTACGCACGTCGTTTCGCTGA
- a CDS encoding DUF5715 family protein — MQSRSILAALALAGGLGVLAPEAAEAQTLRGSPSSVERMYRQARSHALPFYRTPRGVRAAAADGELVRLSGNSNYRVAGVTYPYALATTRTFVQRLAEQYRDVCGEKLVITSAMRPSSFRLFNSVDKSVHPAGMAVDIRIPQRSRCRSWLRQRLLHLESRGVAEATEERRPPHFHVAVFPGPYRRYIGGESKPAAQKEEARVERPAPSSSYRVRNGDSLWSIARRHGTSVERLRAANDLSGSHVKPGQTLAIPAR; from the coding sequence ATGCAATCCCGATCCATTCTCGCTGCGCTGGCGCTTGCCGGCGGGCTTGGCGTACTCGCCCCCGAGGCGGCTGAAGCCCAGACGCTGCGCGGCTCCCCGTCCAGCGTGGAGCGCATGTACAGGCAGGCGCGCAGCCATGCGCTTCCCTTCTACCGCACTCCGCGCGGTGTGCGCGCTGCCGCGGCGGATGGGGAGCTGGTGCGCCTCAGCGGGAACTCGAACTATCGCGTGGCGGGGGTCACCTATCCGTACGCGCTCGCCACCACGCGCACCTTTGTGCAGCGGCTGGCGGAGCAGTATCGCGACGTGTGCGGCGAGAAGCTGGTGATCACCAGCGCGATGCGGCCGTCGTCGTTCCGCCTCTTCAACTCGGTGGACAAGTCGGTGCACCCCGCGGGGATGGCGGTGGACATCCGCATCCCGCAGCGCTCGCGGTGCCGGTCGTGGCTGCGGCAGCGGCTCCTGCACCTGGAGTCGCGGGGCGTGGCGGAGGCGACCGAGGAGCGGCGTCCCCCGCACTTCCACGTGGCGGTCTTCCCCGGCCCGTACCGGCGCTACATCGGCGGCGAGTCGAAGCCCGCGGCGCAGAAGGAGGAGGCGCGGGTGGAGCGCCCCGCTCCCAGCTCCTCCTACCGCGTGCGCAACGGTGACTCGCTCTGGTCGATCGCCCGGCGCCACGGCACGAGTGTGGAGCGCCTGCGCGCCGCCAACGACCTGAGCGGCTCGCACGTGAAGCCCGGCCAGACGCTCGCCATCCCGGCCCGCTGA